A DNA window from Longimicrobium sp. contains the following coding sequences:
- the hslU gene encoding ATP-dependent protease ATPase subunit HslU: protein MSTNETEVKPAEGEAQEPLWLDEMTPRQIVAELDKYIVGQNAAKKSVAIALRNRWRRQRVAEDLREEIAPNNIIMIGPTGVGKTEIARRLARLAGAPFVKVEASKFTEVGYVGRDVESMVRDLVDVAVNMVRTEREDEVQDEAEKRVEDRLLDLLIPPAESQPAPAAGPPAADGDKNERVWFASPGGQAEPVEDVAGRERRERTREKFRQLLRDGKLEEREVEVEVSQSMPVENMMIPMGGGMDGGGMDGNLMDMLQDWLPKKTKRRRVSVAEARRILLQDELDKLVNMDEVVNESLDRVEDMGIIFLDEIDKIAGERGAAGGPDVSREGVQRDLLPIVEGSTVQTKYGMVRTDHMLFIAAGAFHVSKPSDLIPELQGRFPIRVELSSLTQDDFVRILQEPKNALVSQYRALAAADGAELVFTDDGVREVARTAAQLNERMENIGARRLHTVLTTLLEDVMFDLPDTAEKHIVVDADRVRDRLKDIVEDEDLRKYIL, encoded by the coding sequence CATCGCGCTTCGCAACCGCTGGCGCCGCCAGCGCGTGGCCGAGGACCTGCGCGAAGAGATCGCCCCCAACAACATCATCATGATCGGCCCCACGGGCGTGGGAAAGACCGAGATCGCCCGGCGGCTGGCCCGGCTGGCCGGCGCGCCCTTCGTGAAGGTGGAGGCATCCAAGTTCACCGAGGTGGGCTACGTGGGCCGCGACGTGGAGTCGATGGTGCGCGACCTGGTGGACGTGGCCGTGAACATGGTGCGCACCGAGCGCGAGGACGAGGTGCAGGACGAGGCCGAGAAGCGGGTGGAAGACCGCCTGCTGGACCTGCTGATTCCCCCCGCCGAGTCGCAGCCGGCACCCGCCGCCGGCCCCCCCGCCGCTGACGGCGACAAGAACGAGCGCGTGTGGTTCGCCTCGCCCGGCGGCCAGGCCGAGCCGGTGGAGGACGTGGCTGGCCGCGAGCGGCGCGAGCGCACCCGCGAGAAGTTCCGCCAGCTGCTGCGCGACGGCAAGCTGGAGGAGCGCGAGGTGGAGGTGGAGGTCAGCCAGAGCATGCCGGTGGAGAACATGATGATCCCCATGGGCGGCGGCATGGACGGCGGCGGCATGGACGGCAACCTGATGGACATGCTGCAGGACTGGCTGCCCAAGAAGACCAAGCGCCGCCGCGTGAGCGTGGCCGAGGCGCGCCGCATCCTGCTGCAGGACGAGCTCGACAAGCTCGTGAACATGGACGAGGTGGTGAACGAGTCGCTCGACCGCGTGGAAGACATGGGGATCATCTTCCTGGACGAGATCGACAAGATCGCCGGGGAGCGCGGCGCGGCGGGCGGCCCCGACGTGTCGCGCGAGGGGGTGCAGCGCGACCTGCTCCCCATCGTCGAGGGCTCCACGGTGCAGACCAAGTACGGGATGGTGCGCACCGACCACATGCTCTTCATCGCCGCGGGCGCGTTCCACGTCAGCAAGCCGTCGGACCTGATCCCCGAGCTGCAGGGCCGCTTTCCCATCCGCGTGGAGCTGAGCAGCCTTACGCAGGACGACTTCGTCCGCATCCTGCAGGAGCCCAAGAACGCCCTGGTGTCGCAGTACCGCGCGCTGGCCGCGGCAGACGGGGCGGAGCTGGTGTTCACCGACGACGGCGTGCGCGAGGTGGCGCGCACCGCGGCGCAGCTGAACGAGCGGATGGAGAACATCGGCGCCCGGCGGCTGCACACCGTGCTCACCACGCTGCTGGAAGACGTGATGTTCGACCTTCCCGACACGGCCGAAAAGCACATCGTGGTGGATGCCGACCGGGTCCGCGACCGCCTGAAGGACATCGTCGAGGACGAGGACCTGCGCAAGTACATCCTCTAG